AGCCCAGAGGCGTATCTGGGTCGGCGTGGGCGACGATCGCATCGTAATAAGCCCCAGTCTCGGCCTCGGTCTGGCGGCTGATCACCATCGGGTTGAGGAGAGTACGTACAGAGCGGCCGATATCACTCGCTGCTTGCTTAATCCGCGCCGTGTGGGCTGGTAGCAATTCAATGGCGCTTTTGAAGTCAGATCCCCCAGGGCTAGTGATGAACACGATGTCAGAGTATCGCGCCGCGAAAGAGATGCCGGCATCCGAACCAGTGGCGTTAACAAGTACCGGGCGGCCGTATTTCGGCTTGGGTGTGACGAAAGCATCCTTCAGCTTCCACGATGACTCGCCCTGAAACGAGAAGTTATCATCGTCATTCCACAAGCGCTGCAATACTTCGATGAACTCAGATGCGAGTTCATAGCGGCGGTCATGCTCAATCCGATTCCAGCCGAACATCTCGTGTTCAACTGCGCGGTGACCAGTCACTACATTGATGCCCCAGCGGCTACTGGATATATGGTCTAGGGTTGCGCCGTACTTGGCTAAGTGCAGCGGATGCAGTGGTCCATATAGTACATGGATGGTAGAAATCAGTAGTATCTTCTGCGTTAGGCTTGTCAGCGCGGCGGTGGTGACAAAGGAGTCTAGTGCCTGTCCGTTGAGGACGCCGCCATAGCCGCCCTTGGGTAGCCACTGCGACAGCGCAAACACCAAATCAAAGCCCAGGGACTCGGCACGTAACACCAGGGCTTTGTTGTATTCAAAGCTCCAGTCGGTAGTACGCGGTAGGGTGGAGGCGCTCCAACCCCCTGCCTGGATTGGGAGGAAAAGACCGAGCAGAATCGGCTGTTTCAGCGCCAGAGAAAGGGGGCTATCAGCAAAGTCTGTGGGAGCCGCAAAGCGTTCCCAGCCTACGAGAGAACCGGGGTGGTGGCTAAGGGTCATCGTGCAAAGAAGTCCTGTATTTGAACGTTGAGAAAAATTATATAGGTAAACTACGGTTTATTGATAGATTTACCGTAGTTTTTCAAAAAAGCTGGATTAAAGCCCTGGGATTTTTGGGCGATCGCCTCGGTAACAAATCGATAGAGTTAGAAGTTGAGGCCAATGGGAAAAAGCTCAAAGTCAAAGTCAAAGCCAGCAGTCGAGAAGATTTAGAACAAATCGGGATTTTCACCCAATTCTCTTAATTTAGCCGCTAACCGGTCGGCTCGTGCTTTTGCTTCCTCCTCTCGTGCTTTCGCTTCCTCCTCTCTTGCTAGTGCGGCTTCTGCTTGTGCTTTGGCTGCTTCTTCTGGTAACAAAACCAAATTTCCAGCTACATCATAAAACCGCAACCATATTGCAGTTTCTCTATCTATAGTTCCTTCCCACGTTCCCAACCAGAAATTTAAACGTCTACACCATAGCCAATTGCGCTCATTTGGAATTAAAGGCTGGTATTGTTGATTATCATCTAAATGCCATCCCTGCAAAGAATTAGGGTCAAAGGGGTCCAAGACAAAATAATCTGAGGTATGGAAAGTTTGTTCGTAAAGATTTTTCTTAATGCCTTTATCTATTACTGCGGTAGATGGTGACATTAATTCCACAATCACATCAGGATAACGACCATTTTCTTCCCACACTACCCAACCTTGTCTTGGGTTATTACCGTCAACATTCAACACAGCAAAAAAATCCGGGCCGCGAAAGTCACGGTTACGAACTTGGGTACTGCTGTAATAAATAAACATATTTCCCCCAGTAAAATAATCATTGCGCTCAGTCCAAGCTTGCTGCAATGACCGAATGAGGACATTCATCGCAATCCGGTGACGATTTGATTCCAAGGGTTCACCATCATCAAATATTAAATCTGTAGGTGGCATGGGGGGTTCCCAGTCCACAACGGCTGTTGGTTGCAATATCGCTGCTGTTTGGTTTTCAGTAGTCATGAGCGATCGCCTTTCTCATTAAGCCCTAAAATTCCATCTTAAGCGCAGAGTAGGAAGTTAGCAGTTGTCCTAATATTCTTGCAATGCTCCTAGCTTGGCAATACCCGGCCAGATCACAGCTACAGCAATCACTACAAAAATTGTGCCAATTCCACCACCAACTACAGAGATAACTGGGCCGAATAAAGCTGCTGTCAAGCCCGATTCAAAGCCTCCTAACTCATTGGAGGCACTAATAAATACACTATTAATTGCCGCAACCCGACCACGTAAATGAT
The Gloeotrichia echinulata CP02 DNA segment above includes these coding regions:
- a CDS encoding LLM class flavin-dependent oxidoreductase translates to MTLSHHPGSLVGWERFAAPTDFADSPLSLALKQPILLGLFLPIQAGGWSASTLPRTTDWSFEYNKALVLRAESLGFDLVFALSQWLPKGGYGGVLNGQALDSFVTTAALTSLTQKILLISTIHVLYGPLHPLHLAKYGATLDHISSSRWGINVVTGHRAVEHEMFGWNRIEHDRRYELASEFIEVLQRLWNDDDNFSFQGESSWKLKDAFVTPKPKYGRPVLVNATGSDAGISFAARYSDIVFITSPGGSDFKSAIELLPAHTARIKQAASDIGRSVRTLLNPMVISRQTEAETGAYYDAIVAHADPDTPLGFGRFDSDAHAWKGRQDKDAPKRRAIGGNIEVIGTPEQVVEQFLLLKEAGVDGLQLSFFDFQPDLEFFGDQILPLMKQAGLRL
- a CDS encoding Uma2 family endonuclease, encoding MTTENQTAAILQPTAVVDWEPPMPPTDLIFDDGEPLESNRHRIAMNVLIRSLQQAWTERNDYFTGGNMFIYYSSTQVRNRDFRGPDFFAVLNVDGNNPRQGWVVWEENGRYPDVIVELMSPSTAVIDKGIKKNLYEQTFHTSDYFVLDPFDPNSLQGWHLDDNQQYQPLIPNERNWLWCRRLNFWLGTWEGTIDRETAIWLRFYDVAGNLVLLPEEAAKAQAEAALAREEEAKAREEEAKARADRLAAKLRELGENPDLF